CATATTTGCTCAAATGGTAGGTAATCCCTTAAAAAATGTTTTCGCAGAAGCAGTCAAATGAAGTTGTACTAAAGAAACATAGAGACCCTCATATATTGGGATCAGTGGCTTGCTTTTCTTTCTAACCTATGCAATTAACTCATGAACCCCAGACTCTGACTAAATATCAACAGTAATTGTTGCTTCATCCCTAAACCACACGGCCCACACCATAGGATCTTTAAAAATTGCTATGGCTACCACTCTCTACTATTTTCTGCCTGATAACTGAAGTCCTCTTTCACCCACCATTGTATCATAGGCCTGCAACAGGGAATACGTTTTTCAATTTAGTTTAAATCCGGAAATTAGGGCTGCATAGTTGATCAAGTGCAGTTAAAAATACCTGTTGCAGTCCACTAATGAAGCCATGAGCGTTAGGTAGCTCAGTTACATAGATGATACTGGTTTCACTGGCTTCTCCTCCTTTTCCGTTAGCAATGTTTGCTCTGTTTATTTACACTGTACAAAACTTATTTTTGGCTTACCAGCCTGCTTTGCTGCCTTACCCTTTTCAACTGATGGCTTTAATATCAACTCTGCGAAGAGTGTCTGTCCTGATTGGGATCGTTAAACCTCTGCCACAGTTACTGATGATTTACAGCTTCCACTCTCTCAAAACAGAGCTATTGTTTGAAACatagagaagaaaacaaaaaagaataatTTGAGCCAATATCATACAAACTGGCTACATAAGAAATGAAGAGGACGAAGACAGAATCTGTGAAACTGATACCAGTAACTATACCATGTTGTATCCATGTTTTCGTAGGACTTTCAGCTTTCTTCTTATATACATTCGCTGCCTacaatttatttacatattttcatcaaacaaagaaaacagagagaactTTGTAATGAAACTAACTCTATAAATGGAGATAAATcaggtattttattttgtaacctTTGCATTTGCACTGAAGCCGACCATGAACTTCAtgtaaatataactatttagcCTCATCGAACCAACAACCCATGTCGGATCTAAATGTAGACGCTGTAAACTATCAGAAATGTTTTTGGGGTCTACATTTAGAGGCTGGCTTATATCAAAACACAGAACTAATATAAATTCAAATACTTTCAAAATCAAAAGACCCAATGTGTAACCAAAGTGGCATGATCATGTTAGAACCTGTCAAAGAAGTGATCCAGACTGTGGTACTGAGGATCCTTGCTGTGATTCCCAGAGCGCACCACCTGTCCTTTAAAAAAGTTTCATGACTCATAACTTTGGTTATCTGCAAGCTACAAACAGAGAACAATATATAGTGTATACATAATAACATGATTTAGTCTCTTATTTATGATTAAATATCTAATTGAACAAATAATggattgtaaatattttttcaagcAGTGGTTAAGCTTTGTCTTGATTATCAAGATTATTGAAATTGACTTAAACATCATGAAAGTAGGCGGTTTGGAGTATCTAAAACAGCCAAACCATAAAATAAGTTTGAAACCATTATAAGTTTGACACTTTAGCATTACTCTTGATATATCAGCGCCACATGTTTTAGAGCCAGAGTTATAACTACTTTATGTTAAAAAGACTTACATGGCACATTTTTCGTAAATACCATCCGGGGCGTTTGGGGCAAATGGATCACTTTTCCAGAAATATTCATCAAGCAACATCAAATTTCCTGATAAGAAAATATGtcatttttagcataaataaagCATCCATGTCCAAAGGTTGTATAATATAACACAAAAGTTGTTACATAGATCTATATCGAAAACTTTAGTCCAGATCTTTGTATTTTCACAGCAACTTTCTCTCCATTGTGAGACACATATGTGTACGTGCTCAAGGTGGCTAAGTATCACATACCTGGCCGACTTTATTCTGAAACCAATTTATAAGCAGAGTAAGAGACCAATAGAGAATCTAAGCATTTTTAGATTCAAAACCATGAGAAACGAAATAACAACAGTTTTAAACGAAGATATAAGCAAAGAGCCACATTTAAACGAAGAAGCCTGCTAAAAGGATGGATTACCTGAAACCGAAGCTGTGACTCATCTGGTCTTGGTGAGATGTCGTTGAAATAGACGGCGACGGGAGATATGCCGGTGGTAAGCTGAGACTTCGTTGTGGATTTCATTGCAATTTAGTTTCTGCAGAGTAGGGTTTTTGATTCTGGATGGATTTAGGTTAGAGGTAGAGCTTTATATAGGAGAAGTATCAAAGGTAGGTGGAACAAAACGTTGGAGAATAGCTTTAACATCCTCATTGATTGAGAAggtaatggaaaaaaaaacccagacattggagaagatgaagtggaAGAGTCGGGGGAGAGACTCTTGACGCTTGAAGACGACGACGAAACAGATTTTTGGGCATGTGCTCAAATGGGTCGACCGATAATATAATAAAGCCCATACGAAACTCCACTCTATTTTAGCCAAGGTGATGTGTCAAAATAGAGTCTTATGATTGGTTAATTTTCTTAGGTGACGTGGATAGGCTGAGCT
This region of Brassica napus cultivar Da-Ae chromosome C5, Da-Ae, whole genome shotgun sequence genomic DNA includes:
- the LOC106440253 gene encoding uncharacterized protein LOC106440253 encodes the protein MLLDEYFWKSDPFAPNAPDGIYEKCAILQITKVMSHETFLKDRWCALGITARILSTTVWITSLTDPTWVVGSMRLNSYIYMKFMVGFSANAKAANVYKKKAESPTKTWIQHGIVTALF